In Candidatus Abyssobacteria bacterium SURF_5, the genomic stretch TTTCGCCGGGAACACGATTTCCTTTTTTAAACTGTCGATCAGCCGGTCCAATTCCTTAAGTTGATCAGTATCCAGCTTTATCGGTCGCAGCGCTTTTTCGTCTGCTTTTGTCTCTTTTGCCATTGCCTTACCTCTTCAAGCTTCCTGTTCAAGCGGTTGCCTCTAAACCGACCAGTCGGTATGTCATTATCAAATTTTTAAGAGGCCACTCCTTCAAGCACCAGCAACCGCAAATTCTTGAACAGCCACGATAGCTCGAGGCGGTCCGGGTCCAGATGCGCCATCATCGTCGTCCCCTGAAGCGCACCGATGATCAAAAGAGCCAAAGAATCCGGATTCACCCATTCCTTGAACAAACCCTCTTGCTTTCCCTGCTCGAGGATCTGGACAATGCTCTGCTTCCAATTCATGTAGATCTTCCGAAGGCGTTCGGAAAAATGCTGCTCGACCTCCATCATTTCCGCCGTCAGGACCGCCAGCAGGGCGCACCCATGGAAAACATTGCCCTCGTGCGTCTTGATCATGATATCAAACATCCGTTCAATCTTGGCGAGGGCCCCTTTTTCCCTGGCAACCTCATTCAGCACGTTTTTTACCCAAAAATCCTTCATATATTCAATAACTGCATCGCCAAGTTCTTCCTTGCTCTTGAAATGGAAGTAGAATCCGCCTTTGGTAATGCCCGAGGCGGTCAGTATCTGAGTCAACGAAGTGCTGTGGAAGCCGTTCTTTCTGAACAGTTCAGCCGCAACTTCCACGATCCGTTCGCGAGTGTGCTTCCCTTTTTCTAAGGTTGTAGTCATCATCATTCTCTTAAAAACCGACCAGTCGGTTTCTAACACAAATTTTACCACGCTCCCCCTGTCTTGTCAATACAAAATGACAAAAATTTCAAAATTTATTCCTTATCTTCGCGCATTTCAAGAGGCAGGTTGATCATGAAGTCGAAGTTTCCATGACCACAGCATGAGACAATCAGGGCTGGCCGAGACTGGGTGTGAGATTCGTATGTAACTGATTAATAA encodes the following:
- a CDS encoding TetR/AcrR family transcriptional regulator; the protein is MVKFVLETDWSVFKRMMMTTTLEKGKHTRERIVEVAAELFRKNGFHSTSLTQILTASGITKGGFYFHFKSKEELGDAVIEYMKDFWVKNVLNEVAREKGALAKIERMFDIMIKTHEGNVFHGCALLAVLTAEMMEVEQHFSERLRKIYMNWKQSIVQILEQGKQEGLFKEWVNPDSLALLIIGALQGTTMMAHLDPDRLELSWLFKNLRLLVLEGVAS